In a genomic window of Brassica rapa cultivar Chiifu-401-42 chromosome A10, CAAS_Brap_v3.01, whole genome shotgun sequence:
- the LOC103845661 gene encoding protein PLASTID MOVEMENT IMPAIRED 1-RELATED 1, whose amino-acid sequence MSKANSEESSSSRKLLKEVETLNESLYVNKNPRRSVVAPNNTSTKPSAGEPQKEKKSIWNWPLRALSHVRNRRFNCCFSAQIHSIDNLPPTFQDLYLTVHWKRRDESLTTRPAKVMNGRAEFKDKMTHTCSVYGSRSGQHHSAKYEAKHFLLYAALVGSPDVDLGKHRMDLTSLLPLTLEELQDEKSSGKWSTTFQLTGKASGATLSVSFGYTVVGDTRSASNAKQGSSNAALTRAISGKSSLGSGKSVSRRYDHGVVSKESRPLSKNVVEVKDLHEVLPVAAQSDLVSSVNALYKKFDEEKLDAAAAESQFESDVVIKHIEPDESNEDANAHQVEERVANMNESDVPLEDVKKAEEVPSTFEKVGTEDLLPEEPCVDRDETDVLSQDIKQAVEDTTAGIEEAGTENLPLEEPLVSRKETDVSFEEPKIAGEVPITRSEEAVEISRENLPSEERSNVFPKEEEGIVSGDDEDEINGGRDVKETIMKDLESALKNVEMLEATASEDEEDQENHGRSTPNKEAASINVADSVAKESLLSEEESNVSPKEEESIVPADDEDVMNGERDVKETIMKDLESALESVEMLEATESEDEEDHGGSSTPNKEAASTTSIDVADSVANEFLDMLGIEHSPFGLTSESEPESPRERLLREFEMETLADSSLFGFSIESDADPQTEVDENYESDFDLASLVHDIEEEYQIETQARVSNPRAKMLEDLETESLMREWGMNENTFQNSPPHNAFPPADFPVNEAFDLPPLGDGLGPVVQTKNGGFVRSMNPLLFRNSKAGGSLIMQVSSPVVVPAEMGSGIMEILQRLANNGIEKLSMQANKVMPLDDITGKTMEEVSPGIDSGHRDHIPPQHDTAAKPKKFGSSSGHNNSSSEYVSLEDLAPLAMDQIEALSLEGLRIQSGMSEEDAPSDITAQSIGEISAFQGLEGAAGLQLLNIKDDGDGDDDGLMSLSLTLDEWMKLDAGDIGDEEEINEQTSKILAAHHANPLNFIRKGEKRKGKKGRKCGLLGNNFTVALMVQLRDPLRNYEPVGAPMLSLIQVERLFVPPKPIIYSTVSELRRTDEEGEETEAVKEEKTMLEEEGIPQYKISEVHLTGMKSETDKKPWGVTTQNQQVQSGSRWLMANGMGKGNNTKVPLMKPKPGDKLWSVSGSGSKWKELGKMGKLSAHKRNPNVIMPK is encoded by the exons ATGAGTAAAGCTAACAGCGAGGAGTCTTCCAGTAGCCGTAAATTACTGAAGGAGGTGGAGACATTAAATGAATCTCTCTATGTGAACAAGAACCCCAGGAGATCAGTAGTTGCTCCAAACAACACTTCAACAAAGCCCTCGGCGGGCGAGCcacagaaggaaaaaaaatccaTTTGGAATTGGCCTCTTAGAGCCCTCTCTCACGTCCGCAACCGCCGCTTCAACTGCTGTTTCTCTGCCCAAATCCATTCCATAGACAACTTACCCCCAACATTCCAGGATCTTTACCTCACAGTTCACTGGAAACGCCGTGACGAATCCTTAACCACTCGTCCTGCAAAAGTTATGAACGGAAGAGCCGAGTTTAAGGACAAGATGACACATACATGCTCGGTTTACGGAAGCAGAAGTGGACAGCACCACTCAGCTAAGTACGAAGCTAAGCATTTCTTGTTGTACGCAGCTCTGGTTGGGTCTCCTGATGTTGATTTGGGGAAACATCGGATGGATCTCACTAGCTTGCTTCCTCTGACACTCGAGGAGTTGCAGGACGAGAAGAGCTCGGGGAAGTGGTCGACGACGTTTCAGTTGACTGGGAAGGCTAGTGGGGCTACTCTGAGCGTTAGTTTTGGGTACACTGTGGTTGGGGATACTCGTAGTGCGTCGAATGCAAAGCAAGGTAGCAGTAACGCAGCGCTGACGAGAGCTATCAGTGGAAAGTCTAGTTTAGGGAGTGGCAAGTCGGTGTCTAGGCGTTATGATCATGGTGTTGTTAGCAAAGAGTCTCGTCCTCTGTCTAAGAATGTGGTGGAAGTCAAAGATCTTCATGAAGTTCTTCCCGTTGCTGCGCAATCTGACCTGGTCAGTTCTGTAAACGCTCTGTATAAGAAATTTGATGAAGAGAAGCTGGATGCTGCAGCAGCTGAGTCACAGTTTGAATCTGACGTTGTCATTAAACACATTGAACCTGATGAGTCAAACGAAGATGCAAATGCCCATCAAGTCGAGGAGCGTGTGGCCAACATGAATGAAAGTGATGTTCCTTTAGAGGATGTAAAGAAAGCTGAAGAAGTTCCTTCTACTTTTGAGAAAGTTGGTACTGAAGATTTGCTTCCAGAAGAGCCTTGTGTGGACAGGGATGAAACTGATGTTCTTTCCCAGGATATAAAGCAAGCTGTTGAAGATACTACTGCTGGAATTGAGGAAGCTGGTACAGAAAATTTGCCTCTAGAAGAACCTTTAGTAAGCAGGAAAGAAACTGATGTTTCTTTCGAGGAACCGAAGATAGCTGGAGAAGTTCCCATTACTAGAAGTGAGGAAGCTGTTGAAATTAGTAGAGAGAATTTGCCTTCAGAAGAGAGGAGCAATGTTTTTCCAAAGGAAGAGGAAGGTATTGTTTCTGGTGATGATGAAGACGAGATAAACGGTGGGAGAGATGTGAAAGAAACAATAATGAAAGATCTTGAATCAGCTTTGAAAAATGTAGAAATGTTGGAAGCAACGGCGTCAGAAGACGAGGAAGATCAAGAAAACCACGGACGCTCCACACCAAATAAGGAAGCAGCTTCAATAAATGTGGCTGATTCTGTGGCAAAAGAATCTTTGCTTTCAGAAGAGGAGAGCAATGTTTCTCCAAAGGAAGAAGAAAGTATTGTTCCTGCTGATGATGAAGATGTAATGAACGGTGAGAGAGACGTGAAAGAAACAATAATGAAAGATCTTGAATCAGCTTTGGAAAGTGTAGAAATGTTGGAAGCAACGGAGTCAGAAGACGAGGAAGATCATGGAGGCTCCTCCACACCAAATAAGGAAGCAGCGTCAACAACTTCGATAGATGTGGCTGATTCCGTGGCAAACGAGTTCTTAGACATGCTAGGTATTGAACACAGCCCCTTTGGTTTAACTTCTGAGAGCGAGCCTGAGTCTCCAAGGGAGCGCTTGCTAAGAGAGTTTGAAATGGAAACTCTTGCGGACAGTTCTTTGTTTGGTTTTAGTATTGAATCTGATGCTGATCCACAAACGGAAGTTGATGAAAACTATGAATCAGATTTTGATCTTGCATCCTTAGTTCATGACATAGAAGAAGAGTACCAGATAGAAACTCAAGCAAGAGTGAGCAACCCCAGGGCAAAGATGTTGGAAGACCTGGAAACGGAGTCTCTGATGCGTGAGTGGGGTATGAATGAAAACACATTCCAGAACTCTCCACCTCACAATGCGTTCCCACCAGCTGATTTTCCAGTAAACGAGGCGTTTGATTTGCCTCCTCTAGGAGACGGCTTGGGTCCAGTTGTGCAGACTAAGAACGGAGGGTTTGTACGTTCAATGAACCCCTTACTGTTCAGAAACTCTAAAGCTGGAGGTAGCTTGATCATGCAAGTGTCGAGTCCAGTGGTTGTGCCTGCTGAGATGGGCTCTGGTATCATGGAGATTCTTCAGAGACTAGCCAATAATGGGATTGAGAAGCTCTCTATGCAAGCTAATAAAGTAATGCCTTTGGATGATATAACAGGGAAAACTATGGAAGAGGTGTCACCTGGAATTGACAGTGGCCACAG GGATCATATACCACCACAGCATGATACTGCAGCTAAGCCAAAAAAGTTTGGTTCAAGCTCTGGCCACAACAACTCTAGCTCAGAATATGTATCACTTGAAGACCTTGCTCCTTTGGCAATGGACCAGATTGAAGCACTTTCTTTGGAAGGACTGAGAATACAATCAGGAATGTCAGAGGAGGATGCACCCTCGGACATCACTGCGCAATCCATTGGAGAGATCTCAGCCTTTCAAGGTCTAGAAGGAGCGGCTGGGTTACAGCTTCTGAACATAAAggatgatggtgatggtgatgatgatggatTAATGAGTCTCTCCTTGACTCTTGATGAGTGGATGAAGTTGGATGCAGGTGACATTGGCGATGAAGAGGAGATAAATGAGCAAACGTCTAAGATCTTGGCTGCTCATCATGCAAACCCACTGAACTTCATCCGTAAAGGAGAGAAACGAAAAGGGAAAAAAGGAAGGAAGTGTGGTTTGCTTGGGAATAACTTCACAGTAGCACTAATGGTGCAACTCAGAGATCCGTTAAGAAACTATGAGCCTGTTGGAGCTCCTATGCTTTCTCTTATCCAAGTTGAGAGATTGTTTGTCCCTCCAAAGCCTATAATCTACAGTACAGTCTCGGAGCTGAGGAGAACCGATGAAGAGGGAGAAGAAACTGAGGCAGTCAAAGAAGAGAAAACCATGTTGGAGGAAGAAGGAATCCCTCAGTACAAAATCTCAGAGGTGCATCTTACTGGTATGAAGAGCGAGACTGATAAGAAGCCGTGGGGAGTCACGACTCAGAATCAGCAGGTGCAGTCTGGTTCAAGGTGGTTGATGGCTAATGGAATGGGGAAAGGGAACAACACCAAGGTTCCTCTTATGAAACCAAAGCCTGGTGATAAGTTGTGGAGTGTATCTGGTTCTGGTTCTAAATGGAAAGAGCTTGGGAAAATGGGAAAGTTGAGCGCACACAAACGAAATCCGAATGTGATAATGCCAAAATGA
- the LOC103845657 gene encoding guanine nucleotide-binding protein subunit gamma 3 isoform X1, with product MASTSGSVGGEVTGVPPLAKSALPPPRPKSPPEYPDLYGKRREAARVQMLEREIGYLEGEIKFIEGVQPASRCCKEVSDFVVANSDPLIPAQRKSRRHCRFWKWLCSCVPCLSLASFCCCCQSECSCHLRKPKCCNCTSCSCIGSKCCDGSCCSNICCCPKPSCPSCSCFRGCCCSCPDLSCCIPTCFRSCSRPSCLNKKKSSCCSCNCKIRWSSCFRCPKVRLCCCFCNCKNLCSNPCCLTF from the exons ATGGCTTCTACTTCAGGCAGTGTCGGGGGAGAAGTAACTGGTGTACCGCCGCTTGCTAAGTCAGCTCTACCGCCGCCTCGTCCGAAGTCTCCGCCGGAGTATCCAGATTTGTACGGGAAACGCAGAGAGGCGGCCAGAGTTCAGAtgctagagagagagattggTTATCTCGAG GGAGAAATTAAATTCATCGAAGGCGTACAACCAGCTTCTAGATGCTGCAAAGA GGTCTCTGATTTTGTCGTTGCAAATTCTGATCCATTGATCCCTGC ACAACGAAAGAGTCGAAGACACTGCCGGTTCTGGAAGTGGCTCTG TAGCTGTGTTCCGTGTTTGAGCCTAGCGAGTTTCTGCTGCTGCTGCCAATCCGAATGTTCGTGCCATCTAAGGAAGCCCAAGTGCTGCAACTGCACAAGTTGCAGCTGCATTGGGTCCAAATGCTGTGACGGGTCATGCTGCTCAAATATCTGTTGTTGCCCGAAACCGAGCTGCCCGAGCTGTTCATGCTTCCGAGGTTGCTGTTGTTCTTGTCCGGACTTGTCATGCTGCATACCCACCTGTTTCCGCAGTTGCTCTCGACCGTCGTGTCTCAACAAGAAGAAGAGCTCATGTTGCAGCTGCAACTGCAAGATCAGATGGTCATCTTGTTTTAGATGTCCCAAGGTACgcctttgttgttgtttttgcaATTGTAAAAATCTATGTTCTAATCCTTGTTGTTTAACTTTCTAa
- the LOC103845660 gene encoding germin-like protein 1, with protein MKMIIHIFFILSLVSSTSFASVLDFCVADPKGPQNPSGYSCKNPDQVTENDFAFSGLAKAGNTSNIIKAAVTPAFAPAFAGLNGLDVSLARLDLAGGGVIPLHTHPGASEVLVVIQGTISAGFISSANKVYLKTLSRGDSMVFPQGLLHFQLNSGKGPALAFVAFGSSSPGLQILPFALFANDLPSELVEATTFLSDEEVKKLKGVLGGTN; from the coding sequence atgaaaatgataatCCATATTTTCTTCATCCTCTCCTTGGTTTCATCCACCTCTTTTGCCTCTGTTCTAGACTTTTGTGTAGCTGATCCAAAGGGTCCTCAAAACCCATCGGGTTACTCTTGCAAGAACCCTGACCAAGTCACCGAGAATGACTTCGCATTCTCTGGTCTCGCCAAAGCCGGAAACACTTCCAACATTATCAAAGCCGCTGTGACTCCGGCCTTTGCACCTGCCTTCGCAGGTCTCAATGGCCTTGATGTCTCATTGGCTCGTCTTGACTTAGCCGGTGGTGGTGTCATCCCTCTTCATACTCATCCTGGTGCATCTGAGGTCCTTGTCGTCATACAAGGAACCATCAGCGCTGGTTTTATCTCCTCTGCTAACAAGGTTTACTTGAAGACTCTCTCCAGAGGTGATTCTATGGTGTTTCCTCAAGGGCTTCTTCATTTTCAGCTTAACTCTGGGAAAGGTCCTGCTTTGGCTTTTGTTGCCTTTGGAAGCTCTTCTCCAGGGCTTCAGATTCTGCCCTTTGCTTTGTTTGCAAATGATTTGCCTTCAGAACTTGTGGAAGCCACAACGTTCCTTAGCGACGAAGAGGTTAAGAAGCTCAAGGGTGTGCTTGGAGGGACTAATTAA
- the LOC103845662 gene encoding ribosomal RNA processing protein 1 homolog, which yields MVKRKQLSEAQQSPPVEENCKSLIKKLASCKQTIRDRSLRTLLLTWLPEQASIPDEDMKKLWQGIFYCMWHADKSLYQSELIDRLAAALHSLPLPLSVHYFTVFLFTMRREWSRIDRLRLDKFYLLIRRFLHALLALMDGSSWDLELTRRLMGVLFDGTFLAGDKFQGNGVNYHVASVFVEEVREFLPLRKEVLELVFGPFVMVLGVVSDKVLVGKIKSNLFDELLRMGRRLLDVKKGGDEGVGEDDDVVVLGSIGLSMGFGKRFYEMGSSPDCCQGNRKVIFALHKEFLQLEKDMLSSGVEVSITEATREEEVPELVPITVETEAGVPETNKNVANGSSSKKKKKSSLKKCSKSKKDSDKKDEDESVDETMISDLREEFEKIASEMGPVRDEVASVCEEAEPVPVAKKNKKRKRENKGVVVEQGATVNRDAAETSLPGPSSEKSSKRVRFAMKNNLVWKPHCPLPPQDLRLPPSATPRGSALKKGIPAGPVRESPSRKTKKKVKPNKRKGVKTIKK from the coding sequence ATGGTGAAACGGAAGCAACTCTCCGAGGCGCAACAATCACCTCCCGTCGAAGAAAACTGCAAATCCCTGATAAAGAAGCTCGCCTCCTGCAAGCAAACCATCCGCGACCGCTCCTTACGAACCCTCCTCCTCACATGGCTCCCCGAGCAAGCCTCAATCCCCGACGAGGACATGAAGAAGCTCTGGCAAGGCATCTTCTACTGCATGTGGCACGCGGACAAGTCCCTCTACCAGTCGGAGCTCATCGACCGCCTCGCCGCCGCTCTGCACtccctccctctccctctctcgGTCCACTACTTCACCGTCTTCCTGTTCACCATGCGCCGCGAGTGGTCCCGCATCGATCGCCTGAGGTTGGACAAGTTCTACCTCTTAATCCGCAGGTTCTTGCACGCGCTGTTGGCTCTGATGGACGGGAGCTCGTGGGATTTGGAGCTGACGAGGAGGTTGATGGGTGTTTTGTTCGATGGGACGTTTCTTGCTGGGGATAAGTTTCAGGGGAATGGGGTTAACTATCATGTGGCGTCTGTTTTCGTTGAGGAGGTTAGGGAGTTTCTTCCGTTGAGGAAGGAGGTTTTGGAGCTTGTGTTTGGGCCTTTTGTGATGGTTTTGGGGGTTGTTAGTGATAAGGTTTTGGTTGGGAAGATTAAGAGTAATTTGTTTGATGAGTTGCTTAGGATGGGGAGGAGGCTGTTGGATGTTAAGAAGGGTGGGGATGAGGGAGTGGGTGAGGATGATGATGTGGTTGTTTTGGGATCTATTGGGTTGTCTATGGGGTTTGGGAAGAGGTTTTATGAGATGGGTTCTTCTCCTGATTGCTGTCAGGGGAATAGGAAAGTGATTTTTGCTCTTCATAAAGAGTTTTTGCAGTTGGAGAAGGATATGTTGAGTTCTGGTGTTGAGGTTTCGATTACTGAAGCTACTCGGGAAGAGGAAGTGCCTGAGCTGGTTCCTATCACTGTTGAGACGGAAGCAGGAGTGCCTGAGACTAATAAGAATGTTGCAAATGGGTCTTcttctaagaagaagaagaagagtagtTTGAAGAAATGTTCAAAGTCTAAAAAGGACAGTGACAAGAAGGATGAAGACGAGTCTGTTGACGAGACTATGATATCGGATCTCAGAGAGGAGTTTGAGAAGATTGCGTCCGAGATGGGACCAGTGAGAGATGAGGTTGCGAGTGTCTGCGAAGAAGCAGAACCTGTTCCAGTAGCCAAAAAGAACAAGAAGAGgaaaagagagaacaaaggTGTTGTTGTAGAGCAAGGTGCTACTGTTAACAGAGATGCAGCAGAGACGAGCTTACCAGGCCCGAGCAGTGAGAAGAGCTCAAAGAGAGTAAGATTCGCAATGAAGAACAATCTGGTGTGGAAGCCTCACTGCCCTTTACCTCCACAGGACTTGAGGTTGCCTCCGTCTGCTACACCGAGAGGAAGTGCTCTGAAGAAAGGGATCCCAGCCGGTCCAGTGAGGGAGTCTCCCAGtaggaagacgaagaagaaagtgaaaCCCAACAAACGTAAAGGAGTGAAGACAATCAAGAAGTAA
- the LOC103845657 gene encoding guanine nucleotide-binding protein subunit gamma 3 isoform X2 — MASTSGSVGGEVTGVPPLAKSALPPPRPKSPPEYPDLYGKRREAARVQMLEREIGYLEGEIKFIEGVQPASRCCKEVSDFVVANSDPLIPAQRKSRRHCRFWKWLCCVPCLSLASFCCCCQSECSCHLRKPKCCNCTSCSCIGSKCCDGSCCSNICCCPKPSCPSCSCFRGCCCSCPDLSCCIPTCFRSCSRPSCLNKKKSSCCSCNCKIRWSSCFRCPKVRLCCCFCNCKNLCSNPCCLTF; from the exons ATGGCTTCTACTTCAGGCAGTGTCGGGGGAGAAGTAACTGGTGTACCGCCGCTTGCTAAGTCAGCTCTACCGCCGCCTCGTCCGAAGTCTCCGCCGGAGTATCCAGATTTGTACGGGAAACGCAGAGAGGCGGCCAGAGTTCAGAtgctagagagagagattggTTATCTCGAG GGAGAAATTAAATTCATCGAAGGCGTACAACCAGCTTCTAGATGCTGCAAAGA GGTCTCTGATTTTGTCGTTGCAAATTCTGATCCATTGATCCCTGC ACAACGAAAGAGTCGAAGACACTGCCGGTTCTGGAAGTGGCTCTG CTGTGTTCCGTGTTTGAGCCTAGCGAGTTTCTGCTGCTGCTGCCAATCCGAATGTTCGTGCCATCTAAGGAAGCCCAAGTGCTGCAACTGCACAAGTTGCAGCTGCATTGGGTCCAAATGCTGTGACGGGTCATGCTGCTCAAATATCTGTTGTTGCCCGAAACCGAGCTGCCCGAGCTGTTCATGCTTCCGAGGTTGCTGTTGTTCTTGTCCGGACTTGTCATGCTGCATACCCACCTGTTTCCGCAGTTGCTCTCGACCGTCGTGTCTCAACAAGAAGAAGAGCTCATGTTGCAGCTGCAACTGCAAGATCAGATGGTCATCTTGTTTTAGATGTCCCAAGGTACgcctttgttgttgtttttgcaATTGTAAAAATCTATGTTCTAATCCTTGTTGTTTAACTTTCTAa